The uncultured Fusobacterium sp. genome window below encodes:
- a CDS encoding 6-phospho-beta-glucosidase, translating to MGYKMSENFLWGGAVAAHQIEGGWNAGGKGPSVADVMTGGSRTSMRKITDGVIEGEFYPNHEAVDFYHNYKEDVALLAEMGFKCFRTSIAWTRIFPNGDDMLPNEEGLKFYDNLFDELLKYGIEPVITLSHFEMPYHLAKNYGGWMNRKVIDFFVKYAVTVMERYKNKVKYWMTFNEINNQANTSADIFGWTNSGVKFSEYSNPREAMYQVAHHEFLASALVVKKGHEINPEFKIGCMCSFVPIYPYSCNPEDMITAVEAMHDRYYFMDVHVRGHYPAYAKTIWKKENVNLKIEEGDLEILAEGKVDYIGISYYMSNVVKADAKKDISKAMDGSTEKTVTNPYIKASDWGWPIDPVGIRYSLTNIYERYELPIFIVENGFGAIDILDENKECDDSYRIDYLKAHILEMEKSVELDGVELMGYTPWGCIDLVSFTTGELRKRYGFIYVDKNDDGSGTGKRYKKKSFEWYKNVIKTNGEEL from the coding sequence AATAGAAGGTGGTTGGAATGCTGGAGGAAAAGGTCCTAGTGTTGCTGATGTAATGACAGGAGGATCAAGAACTTCAATGAGAAAAATTACAGATGGAGTTATTGAAGGAGAGTTCTATCCTAACCATGAAGCTGTTGATTTTTATCATAACTATAAAGAAGATGTGGCTCTTTTAGCAGAAATGGGATTTAAATGTTTTAGAACAAGTATAGCTTGGACAAGAATTTTCCCTAATGGTGATGATATGTTACCTAATGAAGAGGGATTAAAATTCTATGATAATCTATTTGATGAGTTATTAAAATATGGTATTGAACCTGTAATTACTCTTAGCCATTTTGAAATGCCATACCATCTAGCAAAAAATTATGGTGGTTGGATGAATAGAAAAGTTATAGATTTCTTTGTAAAATATGCAGTTACAGTTATGGAGCGTTACAAAAATAAAGTTAAATATTGGATGACTTTTAATGAGATCAATAACCAAGCTAATACTTCAGCTGATATATTTGGATGGACAAACTCTGGTGTTAAATTTTCTGAATACTCTAATCCAAGAGAAGCTATGTACCAAGTAGCTCACCATGAGTTTTTAGCAAGTGCCCTAGTTGTAAAAAAAGGACATGAGATCAATCCAGAATTTAAAATAGGATGTATGTGTTCATTTGTTCCTATCTATCCATACTCTTGTAATCCAGAAGATATGATAACTGCTGTAGAAGCTATGCATGATAGATACTATTTTATGGATGTACATGTTCGTGGACACTATCCAGCATATGCTAAAACTATCTGGAAAAAAGAGAATGTAAATTTAAAAATTGAAGAGGGAGATTTAGAGATTTTAGCAGAGGGAAAAGTGGACTATATAGGAATTAGTTACTATATGTCTAATGTGGTAAAAGCTGATGCTAAAAAAGATATCTCTAAAGCAATGGATGGAAGTACAGAAAAAACTGTAACTAATCCATATATTAAAGCTAGTGATTGGGGATGGCCAATAGATCCAGTAGGAATTAGATACTCTTTAACAAATATCTACGAAAGATATGAACTACCTATATTTATTGTAGAAAATGGATTTGGAGCAATAGATATTTTAGATGAGAATAAAGAGTGTGATGATAGTTATAGAATAGATTATTTAAAAGCTCATATCTTAGAAATGGAAAAATCTGTTGAACTAGATGGAGTTGAATTGATGGGATACACTCCTTGGGGATGTATAGATTTAGTTTCATTTACAACTGGAGAATTAAGAAAACGTTATGGATTTATCTATGTTGATAAAAATGATGATGGTTCAGGAACTGGAAAAAGATATAAGAAAAAATCTTTTGAATGGTATAAAAATGTAATTAAAACTAATGGAGAGGAACTATAA
- a CDS encoding Cof-type HAD-IIB family hydrolase, protein MKKIIFLDVDGTLVDYENKIPKSAIEAIRLARKNGHRVYICTGRSKAEVYQELWDIGLDGMIGGNGSYIEDHGAVVMHQVLTLNECKKIVDWLHSKNLEFYLESNNGLFASEKFEVVGEKAIQEYSKRKGKLGAEKLTVREAFPEMIFGEKLYRDDLNKISFVLNSYDDYLEAKEVFSDLEVNTWGGKGEIALFGDVGVKNIDKAIAVKKLVEYLGADIKDTIAFGDAKIDIPMLKCCEIGVAMGNGGPEIKEIADYITDDVEKDGLWKAFKKFELI, encoded by the coding sequence ATGAAAAAAATAATATTTTTAGATGTAGATGGAACTTTAGTAGATTATGAAAATAAAATTCCTAAATCAGCTATTGAAGCTATAAGATTAGCTAGAAAAAATGGCCATAGAGTATATATTTGTACAGGAAGAAGTAAAGCAGAAGTATATCAAGAACTTTGGGATATTGGATTAGATGGAATGATTGGAGGAAATGGGAGCTATATAGAAGATCATGGAGCTGTTGTTATGCACCAAGTTTTAACTTTAAATGAGTGTAAAAAAATTGTAGACTGGCTCCATAGTAAAAATTTAGAATTTTATTTAGAAAGTAACAATGGATTATTTGCTAGTGAAAAATTTGAAGTAGTAGGAGAAAAGGCTATTCAAGAGTATAGCAAAAGAAAAGGAAAATTAGGAGCAGAGAAATTAACAGTTAGAGAAGCTTTTCCTGAAATGATATTTGGAGAAAAATTATATAGGGATGATCTTAATAAAATAAGCTTTGTACTTAATAGTTATGATGATTATTTAGAAGCTAAAGAAGTTTTCTCCGATTTAGAAGTCAATACTTGGGGAGGAAAAGGGGAAATAGCTCTTTTTGGAGATGTTGGTGTAAAAAATATAGACAAAGCTATTGCAGTAAAAAAATTAGTAGAATACTTAGGAGCAGATATAAAAGATACCATAGCTTTTGGAGATGCTAAAATTGATATTCCTATGCTTAAATGTTGTGAAATTGGTGTAGCTATGGGAAATGGTGGTCCTGAAATAAAAGAAATAGCTGACTATATAACTGATGACGTTGAAAAAGATGGATTATGGAAAGCTTTTAAAAAGTTTGAATTAATATAA
- a CDS encoding ATP-binding protein, with product MKKLSYELIKSYRNLIILFSISYMIIMFFFSSYIKNAAYLDIEAINGFINYEISQVKKELEEGKTLEKIFLEALEECPKVQGITVVFKNKDKYYSYNLKQEFINLLNEIDVYEKIQSLGFYKYEFLNKKIEIDGKNTIEILIIKDMKEDRKIILSILEASFILIFITIITSIVIAKRFYNKIIPPLENLKEITNKVSLENMDYKLEIKNNFVEFNSIISSYNSMLKRLQSQTEAQINFVNSASHEMKTPIFIISGYVNLIKRWGIENKDIVIEALNSIEEEVKNISSLISKLLFLAKDDYDERENKNFDISKVITEIINDLKIIYPNQKINFSPKESFINSDYHLIRQLFLNLIENAIKYGRDREIYINIRENKNIIVDIIDNGEGISQENLKHIFDRFFRVDKARSREMKSHGLGLSIVKKIVETLNIDLDIKSELNKGTIVTLTLPRV from the coding sequence ATGAAAAAATTATCTTATGAACTTATAAAAAGTTATAGAAACTTAATAATTTTATTTTCAATATCTTATATGATAATAATGTTTTTCTTTTCTTCTTATATAAAAAATGCAGCTTATTTAGATATAGAGGCAATAAATGGCTTTATAAATTATGAAATAAGTCAAGTAAAAAAAGAGTTAGAGGAAGGAAAAACACTAGAAAAGATATTTCTTGAAGCTTTAGAAGAGTGCCCTAAAGTTCAGGGAATAACAGTTGTTTTTAAAAATAAAGATAAATATTATTCATATAATTTAAAACAGGAATTTATTAATCTTTTAAATGAAATAGATGTATATGAAAAAATTCAAAGTTTAGGTTTTTATAAATATGAATTTTTAAATAAAAAAATAGAAATAGATGGAAAAAATACAATTGAGATTTTAATTATAAAAGATATGAAAGAAGATAGAAAAATAATTCTTAGTATACTTGAAGCTTCTTTTATTTTAATATTTATAACTATTATTACAAGCATAGTTATAGCAAAAAGATTTTATAATAAAATTATACCACCTTTAGAAAATTTAAAAGAGATTACAAATAAAGTAAGTCTTGAAAATATGGATTACAAATTGGAGATTAAAAATAATTTTGTTGAATTTAATTCAATAATAAGCTCATATAATAGTATGCTTAAAAGGTTACAATCACAAACAGAAGCACAAATTAATTTTGTAAATAGTGCTTCCCATGAGATGAAAACACCTATTTTTATTATAAGTGGCTATGTTAATCTTATAAAAAGATGGGGAATTGAAAATAAAGATATTGTAATAGAAGCTCTTAATTCAATAGAAGAAGAGGTGAAAAATATATCTTCTCTTATTTCAAAACTCTTATTTCTTGCAAAAGATGACTATGATGAGAGAGAAAACAAGAACTTTGATATTTCAAAAGTTATAACAGAAATTATAAATGATTTGAAAATTATTTACCCAAATCAAAAGATAAATTTTTCTCCTAAAGAAAGTTTCATTAATTCTGATTATCATCTTATAAGACAACTTTTTTTAAATCTCATTGAAAATGCTATCAAATATGGAAGAGATAGAGAGATTTACATAAATATAAGAGAGAACAAAAATATAATAGTGGATATTATTGATAATGGGGAAGGTATTAGTCAAGAAAATCTAAAACATATTTTTGATAGATTTTTTAGAGTAGATAAGGCAAGGAGTAGAGAGATGAAAAGTCATGGACTTGGGCTTTCAATAGTAAAAAAAATAGTAGAAACTTTAAATATCGATTTAGATATAAAAAGTGAATTAAATAAGGGAACAATAGTTACCCTTACCCTTCCAAGAGTATAA
- a CDS encoding response regulator transcription factor, which yields MKKVLIIEDDKNIRRFLQLELEHEGYKVIIGENGEVGLNKFRNEKFDIILLDLMMPVLSGEEVCKIIRKTSEIPIIVLTAKDQTLNKIELLDMGADDYITKPFEIEELFARMRVALRNKKDFKIYNTITYENLKLEIDSKILYKGEEKIVLTKKEYNLMYLFLLNKEIVISREKIIEEIWGYDFDGKDKIVDVYINLLRKKIEDKNEKYIHTVRGFGYILKKVIKI from the coding sequence TTGAAAAAAGTACTAATAATAGAAGATGATAAAAATATAAGAAGATTTCTTCAATTAGAATTAGAACATGAAGGGTATAAAGTTATTATTGGAGAAAATGGAGAAGTTGGACTTAATAAATTTAGAAATGAAAAATTTGATATTATTCTTCTTGATTTGATGATGCCAGTTTTAAGTGGAGAAGAAGTTTGTAAAATTATAAGAAAAACTTCAGAAATTCCTATTATAGTTTTAACTGCTAAGGATCAAACTCTAAATAAGATAGAATTACTTGATATGGGAGCTGATGATTATATTACAAAACCTTTTGAAATAGAGGAACTTTTTGCTAGAATGAGAGTTGCTCTTAGAAATAAAAAGGATTTTAAAATATATAATACCATTACATATGAAAATTTAAAATTAGAAATAGATTCAAAAATATTATATAAAGGAGAGGAAAAAATAGTTCTTACTAAAAAAGAATATAATCTTATGTATCTTTTTTTACTAAATAAAGAAATTGTCATATCACGTGAAAAGATAATTGAAGAAATTTGGGGATATGATTTTGATGGAAAGGATAAAATTGTAGATGTATATATTAACCTTCTTAGAAAGAAAATAGAGGATAAAAATGAAAAGTATATTCATACAGTTAGAGGTTTTGGTTACATACTAAAAAAGGTTATTAAAATTTAA
- a CDS encoding glycosyltransferase family 2 protein produces the protein MNRISVIAPVYNEKENISLFINQVETSLKKRFDSYEIILIDDGSNDGSRELLDKEAEKNGHVKVYHFTQNNGQTAAIAAGFKVCSGDLIVTMDSDLQTNPEDIYTLLPYIEKYDMVNGRRETREDGFKKKLSSFIGNSVRNFITNDDIKDTGCPLKLFKKEVVKSFYLYEGMHRFLPTLAKMNGFKVIEVPVRHYDREFGKSKYGISNRLFKGLKDAFAVRWMKQRQLHYKFDNGEEEI, from the coding sequence ATGAATCGTATATCAGTAATTGCACCTGTTTATAATGAAAAAGAAAATATATCTTTATTTATAAACCAAGTGGAAACTTCATTGAAAAAAAGGTTTGATTCTTATGAAATAATCTTAATTGATGATGGAAGTAATGATGGAAGCCGTGAATTACTTGACAAGGAAGCAGAAAAAAATGGACATGTAAAAGTTTATCATTTTACTCAAAACAATGGTCAAACTGCTGCTATTGCAGCTGGTTTTAAAGTTTGTTCTGGAGATTTAATAGTAACTATGGATTCAGACTTACAAACTAATCCAGAGGATATATATACTCTTTTACCATATATTGAAAAATATGATATGGTAAATGGAAGACGTGAAACAAGAGAAGATGGATTTAAAAAGAAACTCTCCTCTTTTATAGGAAATAGTGTGAGAAATTTTATAACAAATGATGATATAAAAGATACTGGGTGCCCTTTAAAACTTTTTAAAAAAGAGGTAGTAAAAAGTTTTTATCTATATGAAGGAATGCATAGATTTTTACCTACTCTAGCTAAAATGAATGGATTTAAAGTTATTGAAGTCCCAGTTAGACATTATGACAGAGAGTTTGGAAAGTCTAAATATGGAATTTCTAATAGACTTTTTAAAGGACTTAAAGATGCTTTTGCTGTGAGATGGATGAAACAAAGACAATTACATTATAAATTTGATAATGGAGAAGAGGAAATATGA
- a CDS encoding lipid-A-disaccharide synthase N-terminal domain-containing protein, with translation MIKSFDWNIFVIIGFLGQIMFSMRFILQWIASERAGQSIIPFSFWIFSLGGSLFLFLYAIYRKDPVFILGQAPNLFIYSRNIWLIKKNKKKKE, from the coding sequence ATGATAAAAAGTTTTGATTGGAATATATTTGTAATAATAGGATTTTTAGGACAAATTATGTTCTCTATGAGATTTATTTTACAATGGATAGCTAGTGAAAGGGCAGGACAAAGTATTATTCCTTTTTCTTTCTGGATATTTAGCTTAGGAGGAAGTCTTTTTCTTTTTTTATATGCAATATATAGAAAAGATCCTGTATTTATTTTAGGACAAGCTCCAAATCTTTTTATATATTCAAGAAATATCTGGCTTATTAAAAAGAATAAAAAGAAAAAGGAGTGA
- a CDS encoding glycosyltransferase family 39 protein: MDKQERKYLIILAFISIVAFFSNLWVRPADLMEARNFITAREMIQNDNYIIPTLNDFLRFEKPPLPTWFTAFVMNITGNVKDEYILRIPVALCGILFIYLLYYFVKITTENKLQSFITAFIGSTTFMIIKIGNENTWDLYTYVFAFGAILFFIKGLKKEKLIDFFITGIFLSASIMSKGPIGIYGLILPFLITHIYIYGFSSYKKNILKILFTLIITIIFSSIWPLIIYLKYPDYFLSVLNKEKNTWSNSHTENFIYYMDYFVYMGIWMFFSVLTLYFSWIKKRSENKNFSKLIFLWNILIILALSIIKMKKKRYGIPIYMISIIGVGTICYYYYNKCWDKLKKSDKILLYFQLGFISFISITIPIIIFFKGYLLNQVGLTYLIITIISFIPFIIYGIRYILYKKDINTKFIVIGSGILMLIVNLTSNWFFDTNFINKNEKENIENYTKIKVMRANPPSLNIYSNNFEIEDVWRVGKSIKPFNINNNLPDKFIFLGEISEEIKSKFYIQKQEIYVKENGDLAKFYYLKKMEG, from the coding sequence ATGGATAAGCAAGAAAGAAAATATTTAATAATTTTAGCTTTTATTTCTATAGTTGCTTTCTTTTCAAATCTATGGGTAAGACCAGCTGATTTAATGGAAGCAAGAAATTTTATAACAGCAAGGGAGATGATACAAAATGATAATTATATTATTCCTACTCTCAATGATTTTTTAAGATTTGAAAAACCTCCTCTTCCAACATGGTTTACAGCCTTTGTAATGAATATTACTGGAAATGTTAAAGATGAGTATATTTTACGTATCCCAGTTGCACTTTGTGGAATACTATTTATCTATCTTTTATATTATTTTGTAAAAATTACAACAGAAAATAAGTTACAAAGTTTTATAACAGCTTTTATTGGAAGTACAACTTTTATGATTATAAAAATAGGGAATGAAAATACTTGGGATTTATATACATATGTTTTTGCTTTTGGAGCAATATTATTTTTCATAAAAGGTTTAAAAAAAGAAAAATTAATAGATTTTTTTATAACTGGAATTTTTCTATCTGCTTCTATAATGAGTAAAGGTCCTATTGGTATATATGGACTAATACTTCCATTTCTAATTACTCACATCTATATTTATGGATTTTCAAGTTATAAGAAAAATATATTAAAAATACTCTTTACTCTTATTATAACTATAATATTTTCTAGTATATGGCCACTTATAATATATTTGAAATATCCAGATTACTTTTTAAGCGTTTTAAATAAAGAGAAAAATACTTGGAGTAATAGTCATACAGAAAATTTTATCTATTACATGGACTACTTTGTTTATATGGGTATTTGGATGTTTTTCTCTGTGTTAACACTCTATTTCAGTTGGATAAAAAAAAGAAGTGAAAATAAGAATTTTTCAAAACTTATTTTTCTTTGGAATATATTAATTATTCTTGCTCTCTCTATAATAAAAATGAAGAAAAAAAGATATGGGATTCCAATATATATGATTTCTATAATAGGTGTAGGAACAATTTGTTACTATTATTATAATAAGTGTTGGGATAAATTAAAGAAATCTGATAAAATTCTTCTCTATTTTCAATTAGGATTTATCTCCTTTATTTCTATTACTATTCCAATTATTATATTTTTTAAAGGTTATCTTTTAAATCAAGTAGGATTAACATACCTCATCATTACTATAATTAGTTTTATTCCATTTATTATCTATGGAATTAGATACATTTTATATAAAAAAGATATAAACACAAAATTTATAGTAATTGGAAGTGGAATTTTGATGCTTATTGTAAATCTTACTTCAAATTGGTTTTTTGATACAAATTTTATTAATAAAAATGAAAAAGAAAATATAGAAAATTATACAAAAATAAAAGTTATGAGAGCAAATCCACCAAGTCTTAATATATATTCAAATAACTTTGAAATTGAAGATGTATGGAGAGTAGGAAAAAGTATTAAACCTTTTAATATCAATAATAATCTACCAGATAAATTTATTTTCTTAGGAGAGATCTCTGAGGAGATAAAATCAAAATTTTATATTCAAAAGCAAGAAATTTATGTAAAAGAAAATGGAGATTTAGCAAAATTTTATTACTTGAAAAAAATGGAGGGATAA
- a CDS encoding GDP-mannose 4,6-dehydratase yields MNIVVTGGVGFIGSHLCETLLKEGHKVICIDNFDEFYQLNIKIRNLFESTGNKKQFKIFEKEILSKNLSKNEIINSIKEFIKNDNYKLYFMDIRDKEVEKVFREEKPDIVINLAGLAGVRPSLLNPLEYESVNVQGFINLLENCKRCRINKFIQASSSSVYGNNKIVPFKENDVVDFAISPYAATKKSCEVMGHVFHSLYNIDMIHLRFFTVYGERQRPDLAISKFVKNIIEGKEITMYGEGDTYRDYTYVADIIQGIKKSINYINFNTNIYEILNLGNGNTIALKKMISVLEKKLKLEAKIKKLPKQLGDVDRTFADITKAKNMIGYSPETTFEKGIERFIKWYNEKE; encoded by the coding sequence ATGAATATTGTAGTTACTGGAGGAGTTGGTTTTATTGGCTCTCATCTATGTGAAACTCTTTTAAAAGAGGGGCATAAAGTTATCTGTATAGATAATTTTGATGAATTTTATCAATTAAATATAAAAATAAGAAATCTCTTTGAAAGCACAGGAAATAAAAAACAATTTAAAATTTTTGAAAAAGAAATACTATCTAAAAATCTATCTAAAAATGAAATTATTAATTCAATAAAAGAATTTATAAAAAATGATAACTATAAGCTTTATTTTATGGATATAAGAGATAAAGAAGTCGAGAAAGTTTTTAGAGAAGAAAAACCAGATATTGTAATAAATTTAGCTGGACTTGCAGGAGTTAGACCCTCTCTCTTAAATCCATTAGAGTATGAATCTGTAAATGTACAGGGATTTATAAATCTTTTAGAAAATTGTAAAAGATGTAGAATAAATAAATTTATTCAAGCTTCTTCCTCTTCTGTATATGGAAATAATAAAATTGTTCCTTTTAAAGAGAATGACGTAGTTGACTTTGCTATCTCTCCATATGCTGCTACAAAAAAGAGTTGTGAAGTAATGGGGCATGTTTTTCACTCTCTTTATAATATAGATATGATACATCTTAGATTTTTTACTGTGTATGGTGAGAGACAAAGACCTGATTTAGCTATTTCTAAATTTGTAAAAAATATAATAGAAGGAAAAGAAATTACTATGTATGGAGAGGGAGATACCTATAGAGATTATACATATGTTGCTGATATTATACAGGGAATAAAAAAATCTATAAACTATATTAATTTTAATACTAATATTTATGAAATTTTAAATTTAGGTAATGGTAATACAATAGCTTTAAAAAAGATGATTTCAGTTTTGGAAAAAAAACTTAAATTAGAAGCAAAAATTAAAAAACTTCCTAAGCAATTAGGAGATGTAGATAGAACCTTTGCAGATATAACAAAAGCAAAAAATATGATTGGATACTCTCCAGAAACAACTTTTGAAAAAGGTATAGAAAGATTTATAAAATGGTACAATGAAAAGGAGTAA
- a CDS encoding UDP-glucose/GDP-mannose dehydrogenase family protein produces the protein MKIGVIGTGYVGLVQGVIMADFGSNVICMDIDEDRIKKLQVGESPIFEPGLKELLLKNIKEKRISFTTDIKKVIEDSEVLFIAVGTPANEDGSADLHYILEVAENIGTYINGYKVIVDKSTVPVGTGKLVRETIEKKLNRRKQKISFDIVSNPEFLREGKAITDCQRPDRVVIGYESEKAKEIMKKVYDVLFINETPFIFTNIETAEMIKYSSNAMLAVKISFINEIALLAEKVGANTQEIARAMGMDGRISPKFLHCGPGYGGSCFPKDTRAIVDIGKKYGEEMLVIKAAIEANQKQKKRVIEKIISKMNGVSGKTIGILGLSFKPDTDDMREAPSIDIIRGLVKSGAKIHAYCPEGIKEARWRLVDIEKNIIYCADEYSIANDADGIVLITEWNQFRGMNLKNVRERMKDNFYFDLRNVYVKDNNVRKIFKYYPIGQE, from the coding sequence ATGAAAATAGGTGTTATAGGAACTGGATATGTAGGACTTGTTCAAGGTGTTATCATGGCGGATTTTGGTTCTAATGTAATATGTATGGATATAGATGAAGATAGAATAAAAAAATTACAAGTTGGAGAAAGTCCAATATTTGAACCAGGATTGAAGGAACTCTTATTAAAAAATATCAAGGAGAAGAGAATAAGTTTCACAACTGATATAAAAAAAGTGATTGAAGATTCAGAAGTATTATTTATAGCTGTGGGAACTCCAGCTAATGAAGATGGCTCTGCCGATCTTCATTATATTTTAGAAGTTGCTGAAAATATTGGTACATATATAAATGGATATAAAGTAATTGTAGATAAATCTACTGTTCCAGTAGGAACAGGAAAACTTGTTAGAGAAACCATTGAGAAAAAACTTAATCGAAGAAAGCAAAAAATAAGTTTTGATATTGTTTCTAATCCTGAATTTTTAAGAGAAGGTAAAGCTATTACAGATTGTCAACGTCCAGATAGAGTAGTAATAGGATATGAAAGTGAAAAAGCAAAAGAGATAATGAAAAAAGTTTATGATGTATTATTTATAAATGAGACCCCTTTTATTTTTACCAATATAGAAACTGCTGAAATGATAAAATACTCTTCCAATGCTATGTTAGCTGTAAAAATCTCTTTTATAAATGAAATTGCTCTTTTAGCTGAAAAAGTAGGGGCAAACACTCAAGAGATTGCAAGAGCAATGGGAATGGATGGAAGAATTTCTCCTAAATTTTTACATTGTGGACCAGGATATGGTGGTTCATGTTTTCCTAAAGATACAAGAGCAATAGTCGATATTGGGAAAAAATATGGTGAGGAGATGTTAGTAATAAAAGCTGCTATTGAAGCTAATCAAAAACAGAAAAAAAGAGTTATAGAAAAAATAATTTCAAAAATGAATGGAGTATCTGGAAAAACTATAGGAATTTTAGGACTTTCTTTTAAACCAGATACTGACGATATGAGAGAAGCTCCAAGTATAGATATTATTAGAGGACTTGTAAAGTCTGGAGCTAAGATTCATGCATATTGTCCCGAGGGAATAAAAGAGGCTAGATGGAGACTTGTAGATATAGAAAAAAATATAATATATTGTGCTGATGAATATTCTATAGCTAATGATGCAGATGGAATTGTACTAATCACTGAATGGAATCAATTTAGAGGAATGAATCTTAAAAATGTAAGAGAGAGAATGAAAGATAATTTTTATTTTGATCTAAGAAATGTCTATGTTAAAGATAACAATGTAAGAAAAATTTTTAAATATTATCCAATAGGTCAAGAATAA
- a CDS encoding glycosyltransferase family 39 protein, which translates to MYKKSKFDKNYIIFFLIYILIFIPIVILRFPDIRNEIKYFLITDTIIESKNFLVLKYLNELYPDKPPLYFFILYITKKYFGKYFIQGAIVFGTLIPSFLITTFFYKFMKSFKNRRVAFIHTLFLLSLPFYIGLSIFMRMDMLMTVFIFFSLYFFFQIYYKKLNEKNIFKIYIFIFLALFTKGIAGFAIPITIILTFLIFERNLKFLKNIKFIQGIIFIIFLIGIWGILIFQQPQGKEYLKLLLGQETVGRIVNSKTHVKSFYYYIENIPLIMYPYGVTILISLIFYLKNIRNYKKWLPIEKIGFLWSIIPLLLFSCASGKLAIYLLPIFPGNIIILINFFMRTKNIKFGKVILKITEIFALLAIPFNYLFNKRKNFYKRVILIPFSIFVIFIFLIPGVEIYNKEFSLKYVVKNILKYSDKTIIAYRFSDMINLKNEIKKEVLLVENKEEIEQEKNIKLIVVRNKYIKDLDREKFKVIYKNKNYFLLYKY; encoded by the coding sequence ATGTATAAAAAATCAAAATTTGATAAAAATTATATTATCTTTTTTCTTATTTATATATTAATATTTATTCCTATTGTTATTTTACGTTTTCCTGATATTAGAAATGAAATAAAATATTTCCTTATAACTGACACTATTATAGAAAGTAAAAATTTTCTCGTATTGAAATATTTAAATGAATTATATCCAGATAAACCCCCTTTATATTTTTTTATTCTTTACATTACTAAAAAATATTTTGGAAAATATTTTATACAGGGTGCTATAGTTTTTGGAACACTTATTCCTTCATTTCTTATTACAACATTTTTTTATAAATTTATGAAGAGTTTTAAAAATAGAAGAGTGGCATTTATACATACACTGTTTTTATTATCACTTCCTTTCTATATAGGTCTTTCAATTTTTATGAGAATGGATATGCTAATGACAGTTTTTATATTTTTTTCTCTCTATTTTTTCTTTCAAATTTACTATAAAAAATTAAATGAAAAAAATATTTTTAAAATTTATATTTTTATTTTCCTTGCACTATTTACAAAAGGAATAGCAGGTTTTGCAATTCCAATTACTATAATTTTAACTTTTCTTATTTTTGAAAGAAATTTAAAATTTCTTAAAAATATAAAATTTATTCAAGGAATTATTTTTATTATTTTCTTAATTGGAATATGGGGAATTTTAATCTTTCAACAACCTCAAGGAAAAGAATACTTAAAACTTCTATTAGGACAAGAAACTGTTGGTAGAATAGTAAATTCAAAAACTCATGTGAAAAGTTTTTACTATTATATTGAAAATATACCTCTTATAATGTATCCATATGGAGTAACAATTTTAATATCATTAATTTTTTATCTAAAAAATATAAGAAATTATAAAAAATGGCTTCCAATAGAAAAAATAGGATTTCTTTGGAGTATTATTCCTCTTTTACTTTTTTCATGTGCAAGTGGAAAATTAGCTATCTATCTTTTACCTATTTTTCCAGGAAATATAATTATTTTAATAAATTTTTTTATGAGAACAAAAAATATAAAATTTGGAAAAGTAATATTAAAAATTACAGAAATATTTGCATTATTAGCCATTCCTTTTAATTATCTTTTCAATAAAAGGAAAAACTTTTATAAGAGAGTTATTTTAATACCTTTTTCAATTTTTGTAATATTTATTTTTTTAATTCCAGGAGTTGAAATATATAATAAAGAATTTTCTTTAAAATATGTAGTTAAAAATATCTTAAAATATAGTGATAAAACAATTATCGCATATAGATTTTCAGATATGATCAATCTAAAAAATGAAATTAAAAAAGAGGTATTATTAGTTGAAAATAAAGAAGAAATAGAACAAGAAAAAAATATAAAATTAATTGTTGTACGTAATAAATATATTAAAGATTTAGATCGTGAGAAATTTAAAGTAATTTATAAAAATAAAAATTATTTTTTACTATATAAATATTAA